From Phalacrocorax carbo chromosome 8, bPhaCar2.1, whole genome shotgun sequence, a single genomic window includes:
- the CTU2 gene encoding cytoplasmic tRNA 2-thiolation protein 2 produces the protein MCEAAGEDGGCGADMASARRRRAPGHSHPRPCVKCGQGSAALVIRLGDAFCRGCFREYFVHKFRAMLGKNRVIFPGEKVLLALSGGPSSSAMLRQVQEGLSRETAKRLRFIPSLIYVDEGAVLGQSPAQREQSLARMETLLQATGFPYHLAHLEQALELPASILRPGPGGSGEPGPSYKEAVEGFIQQQRQEGDRDDGTSPPSLSAPVGDPAASRLPAAARTQELLRLFEAVETSTAREELLQMLRTHLILQTARTRGYAKVMTGESCTRVAIKLLTNLALGRGAFLAVDTGFMDDRHGDVMVVRPMREYMAKEIAFYNHFFEVPTVITPPLPTKRREKPSIHRLMESFLLGLQEDFPATISTVYRTGEKLSPAPAKASSESERCLLCLCALDIAGEEELALEPTLIMDEPEPAGDGCCQDAPAVGAESRAAFIPLLCYSCRLTFKELGPLATLPPYVRAEAQRRICSAQMKQQSQEVPLEDEKPGES, from the exons ATGTGCGAGGCGGCGGGGGAGGATGGAGGGTGCGGGGCGGACATGGCATCGGCAcggcgccgccgcgcccccggACACAG CCACCCACGACCCTGCGTGAAGTGCGGGCAGGGCTCTGCCGCCCTCGTCATCCGCCTCGGGGACGCCTTCTGCCG GGGCTGCTTCCGTGAGTACTTCGTGCACAAGTTCCGCGCGATGCTGGGCAAGAACCGTGTCATCTTCCCAGGAGAGAAG GTGCTGCTGGCACTGTCGGGGGGGCCATCCTCCAGCGCCATGCTCCGGCAGGTCCAGGAG GGGCTCAGCCGGGAGACAGCCAAGAGGCTCCGCTTCATCCCCAGCCTCATCTACGTTGACG AGGGAGCAGTGCTTGGGCAGAGCCCGGCGCAGCgggagcagagcctggcccGCATGGAGACCCTGCTGCAGGCGACTGGCTTCCCCTATCACCTGGCCCACCTGGAGCAG GCGCTGGAGCTGCCCGCATCCATCttgcggccggggccggggggttCCGGAGAACCTGGCCCCTCCTACAAGGAGGCCGTGGAGGGCTTCAtccagcagcagcggcaggagGGGGACCGGGACGATGGCACCTCGCCACCCAGCCTCAGCGCCCCAGTGGGGGACCCGGCTGCCTCCCGCCTGCCCGCTGCTGCCCGCACCCAGGAGCTGCTACGGCTCTTTGAGGCCGTGGAGACGTCGACGGCAAGAGAGGAGCTTCTGCAGATGCTGCG GACCCACCTCATCCTGCAGACGGCGCGGACCAGGGGCTATGCCAAGGTGATGACGGGCGAGAGCTGCACCCGCGTGGCCATCAAGCTCCTCACCAACCTGGCGCTGGGTCGCGGCGCCTTCCTCGCCGTTGACACG GGCTTCATGGACGACCGCCATGGCGATGTGATGGTGGTGCGTCCCATGCGGGAGTACATGGCCAAGGAGATTGCCTTCTACAACCACTTCTTTGAGGTCCCCACCGTCATCACGCCGCCCCTCCCCACCAAG CGCCGGGAGAAGCCCAGCATCCACCGCCTGATGGAGAGCttcctcctggggctgcaggaggattTCCCCGCCACCATCAGCACCGTCTACCG GACGGGTGAGAAGCTGAGCCCGGCTCCGGCCAAGGCGAGCAGCGAGTCCGAGCGCTGCCTGCTCTGTCTGTGTGCCCTGGACATCGCCGGGG AGGAGGAGTTGGCCCTGGAGCCCACGTTGATCATGGATGAGCCGGAGCCGGCGGGGGACGGGTGCTGCCAGGACGCCCCAGCAGTGGG ggctgagagcagagctgccttcaTCCCACTGCTGTGCTACAGCTGCCGCCTCACCTTCAAGGAACTG GGTCCCCTTGCCACGCTGCCACCCTACGTGCGTGCTGAGGCCCAGCGCAGGATCTGCAG TGCACAGAtgaagcagcagagccaggaggtGCCGCTGGAGGATGAGAAGCCTGGCGAGAGCTGA